The sequence CTGAGAAGCGTGTCCGCCGTGGCGAGCGCCTCGACCGTTCCGGTGCTGTATCTGCTGGGGGCGGAGCTCGCGGGGCGCCGGAGCGGCCTCATCGCCGCCGCGCTCGGCACGCTGTCCCCCTTCAGCGTGTGGTACGGCCAGGAGGTGAGGAACTACGCGCTGCTCGTGTTCTTCGCGGCCGTGTCGACGCTCCTTCTTGCGAGACTGGTCTCGGGGCGAAGCCGCTCGTGGTCGGGCTACGTCGCCAGCGCTGTCCTGGCCGGGTACTGCAATCTCGCGGCGCTCTTCCTTCTCCTTGCGCACGGCATCTGCGCCGCGGCGCGGGCGGTGGGGGACCGGCGGTTCGCGCGGCGCTGGGTCGTCGCGTCGGTCGTGATCATCGCCCTGCTCGCGCCCGTGGCATGGGGGCTCGCGAAGTGGGCTCGGGAGGACGGTGTGGGCGGGCGCGTGGCGCTCGCGCCCGCGGCCGAAAGAGGCGAGCTGCTCAGGGGAGAGACGACCTTCACGCCGCTTGCTGTGCCGTACACGCTGTACTCGCTGGTGTACGGGTATTCCCTGGGTCCGACTCCGGTCGAGCTGCATACGCGGCCGCCGCTCGATGCGTTCCTCGAGCGGTGGTGGCTCGTCGCGCCGGCCGGGGTCGTTGCGGGACTGGCGGCGCTTCTCGGCCTGCGGGCGCTCGCCGACGACCGGCGGGCTCTGGGACTGACGCTCGCAGTGACGCTCGTTCCGCTTGCTGGGGCCTGTGTGCTTGCGCTGGCGAACGTGAAGCCCTTCAACCCGCGGTACGTGTCCGTGGCGCTGCCGGCGCTCCTCGTGCTCTGCGGAGCAGGGGTCGGTCTGCTGAGGCGCTCCCCGGCGGCGATCGTCGGGGGGCTCATGGCGATCTTCTCTCTGGTCGCGCTGGGGAACTACTACGGGCGCCCTGACTACTGGCGGGAAGACGTCCGCGGCGCGGCGAAGCACGTGGAGGCGAACGAGGAACCCGGGGACGTCGTTCTCATCCCGGTCATCAGGGACGTCTTCGAGTTCTACTACCGGGGTTCGGCCCCGCGCTTCCTGCTCTATCCGGGCCAGGCATCGTCGGATGCCGAGGTGGCCACGAGGATCGAGGACGGCGTGCGCGGCCACGAGCGGCTCTGGTTCGTGGAGGCGCGGCCGTGGCGGACAGACCCCGAGGGGCGCATCCCTGCGTTTCTCAACGAGCGCTATCGGCTGGTCGAGGAGCTGCGGCTGCCCGGGGCGAAGGTGAGCCTGTACGATCTCACGGGCAGTCCGGGATGAACGCTGCGGCGTCAGCCTTGGTGCTGGGGCACAATGGCTGAGGGGCGTTCGGCTTGACTTGGCAGCTGCCGCTATTCCGCGCCTCGTGCGGACCCCGCTATCGGACGGCCGTGGCACGGGTTATGCTGTTCGTGGGGCTCGGGTCGCGCTGCCGAGCCGGGTGTGGTCGGCCGCGCAAGGGGGAACACACCTCATGGCACGAGTTGTGAGGGCCGGCGCCTTGGCGCTTGCCGGCGCCGTGATGCTCATGGCGCCGGGATGCAGCCCGCGCCCGACCGTGCGGGCGGCGCCGCCCGTGGTCGAGACCGCGGGCACCGGAGCGGCCGCGTATCGGCTGCGCCCGGGCGACGCGGTGTGGATCGACTTCCTCACCGACGCCAGCATGAGCCTTGAGGTGCCCGTGACGCCCGCGGGCACGATCACGCTGCCGCTCGCCGGTGATCTCAAGGCGGTGGAGAAGACAACCGAGGAGCTCGCGGCGGACATCAGGGAACACATGTCCCCTTACCTCATCGACCCCGCTGTCTCGGTCGTGGTGAAGGAGCTGGGTGCGAGACCTGTGTTCGTGATCGGCGAGGTGAGGTCGCCGGGTAGGGTGGCCTCGACCGAGCCGCTCACGGTCACGCGCGCCATCGCGGCGGTGGGCGGCCTGCTCCCCACCGCTCAGCCCAGGAGCATCATGATCCTGCGCAGCGAGGGCGTGGCGGAGCCGACGGCCTACAAGGTCGACCTGACCCTGGTGCTTTCAGGCAAGGATCTTACGCACGACGTGGAGCTCGTGCCGAACGACGTCGTCTACGTCTCGCAGTCCCTCATCGGCGACGTCGGTGAGTTCGTCTCTCTCTTCTTCGAGAGCATCCTGCCGGCGCAGCTCTTCTACCTCCGTGGGTACGACATCGTGAATCCGGAGAGGCGAGGCCTGTGGTAGCGCGAGGGCAAGCAGAGACCGCTGGGCGTCCGGAGACCGGGGCATCTGCGATGCCCCAGGCGACGGCGTCCCTTGTTCGCGACCTGGTCTTCATCGTCTTCAAGCGGAAGGTGCCCCTCCTGGGTCTCCTGCTCGTTGGCACGGCGATCCTCCTCTACGGTGCGGCCACCGGAGAGCCCGAGTATGAGGCGAGCGCGCGCGTGTTCGTCAAGCGCCAGCCCGCCGGATACCAGATGCCGGCGGAGTCTCAGCACGTGCTCAGGCGCATCGAGGTCGTGAACTCGGAGATCCAGATCGTCACGAGCGCGGCGGTCGCGGCGGAGGTCGTGGACCGGGTCGGGCTGGCGAGTGCGGAAGACCGTGCTCTCGTCGTCGAACGGCTTCAGAAGAGAATCAAGGCCGAGTCGCCTACGGAGTCCGACATCATCAACATCCGATACCGTCACAAGGACCCGGAGATGGCGGCGCGCGTTGTCAACGCCGTTCTCGATGCGTACCTCGACATCCGGCGGAGCGTCGCATACAACGCCGAAGCTGCGGACTTCCTGAACCACCAGG is a genomic window of Candidatus Effluviviaceae Genus I sp. containing:
- a CDS encoding glycosyltransferase family 39 protein yields the protein MARCDLAREHSTRADGGARSAGWVLLALVFLAFLLRFYRIGHQSLWVDELLTLQAAEIGGEMTARTFFGNVQGPLHALLVHLVGRLSLSEAALRSVSAVASASTVPVLYLLGAELAGRRSGLIAAALGTLSPFSVWYGQEVRNYALLVFFAAVSTLLLARLVSGRSRSWSGYVASAVLAGYCNLAALFLLLAHGICAAARAVGDRRFARRWVVASVVIIALLAPVAWGLAKWAREDGVGGRVALAPAAERGELLRGETTFTPLAVPYTLYSLVYGYSLGPTPVELHTRPPLDAFLERWWLVAPAGVVAGLAALLGLRALADDRRALGLTLAVTLVPLAGACVLALANVKPFNPRYVSVALPALLVLCGAGVGLLRRSPAAIVGGLMAIFSLVALGNYYGRPDYWREDVRGAAKHVEANEEPGDVVLIPVIRDVFEFYYRGSAPRFLLYPGQASSDAEVATRIEDGVRGHERLWFVEARPWRTDPEGRIPAFLNERYRLVEELRLPGAKVSLYDLTGSPG
- a CDS encoding polysaccharide biosynthesis/export family protein, giving the protein MARVVRAGALALAGAVMLMAPGCSPRPTVRAAPPVVETAGTGAAAYRLRPGDAVWIDFLTDASMSLEVPVTPAGTITLPLAGDLKAVEKTTEELAADIREHMSPYLIDPAVSVVVKELGARPVFVIGEVRSPGRVASTEPLTVTRAIAAVGGLLPTAQPRSIMILRSEGVAEPTAYKVDLTLVLSGKDLTHDVELVPNDVVYVSQSLIGDVGEFVSLFFESILPAQLFYLRGYDIVNPERRGLW